A single genomic interval of Juglans regia cultivar Chandler chromosome 1, Walnut 2.0, whole genome shotgun sequence harbors:
- the LOC108987248 gene encoding tRNA A64-2'-O-ribosylphosphate transferase isoform X3: protein MSKTIPIWTCVLNRSIRNYLNKMLDSTAPADRKSTISDQDDDSNSLEWDSSLHLPLWVSETEKANIEGRLEEWTKQLDASGADIASLALCLKKPLRPLWISQKTVIWLNEVPDHDSWDFTPIILLSASSSNGIIQHRSISEFSWNYIAGAGDDEESWARGLSPNLFWGHAYDLISAGPDLCNQKVADMVEKDRVYRSQRGQNAPQVTVKASKSSVHLSQGEVPQSLDIPNIEIDKKSYDEDCGISWLGSANLAVGRSQLASKISNVDCILNCDQESIFLYLPDSEAHLHLPMVTSKLDRFSLLSNLPSAVNFAKLKLSKGKTLLVCCDNGEDISVCVCLAILTSLFNEEGTFDDGKSFKETRITKWDLRRRLVYLCKFVTNARPSRGNLKQVFGFLNGGSIGTSV from the exons ATGTCAAAGACAATACCCATTTGGACTTGTGTTTTGAATCGGTCCATTCGCAATTATTTGAACAAGATGCTTGATAGTACAGCGCCAGCGGACCGG AAGTCAACTATTTCTGATCAAGATGATGACAGTAACTCTCTTGAATGGGATTCCTCGCTGCACCTTCCCCTTTGGGTTTCTGAAACAGAGAAGGCCAATATTGAGGGTCGCTTAGAAGAATGGACTAAACAACTAGATGCTAGTGGTGCTGATATTGCCTCTCTAGCATTGTGCTTGAAAAAACCCCTACGTCCTCTATGGATTTCGCAAAAAACTGTCATCTGGTTAAATGAAGTGCCTGATCATGATTCATGGGATTTCACACCCATCATACTTCTCTCTGCCTCTTCCTCAAACGGAATAATTCAACACAGGTCTATCTCAGAGTTTAGCTGGAATTATATAGCAGGAGCAGGAGACGATGAAGAAAGCTGGGCAAGAGGTTTATCACCTAATCTTTTCTGGGGTCATGCCTATGATCTTATAAGTGCAGGGCCTGATTTGTGTAATCAGAAGGTGGCAGATATGGTTGAAAAGGATAGAGTTTATCGTTCACAAAGGGGACAAAATGCTCCTCAGGTCACAGTCAAGGCTTCAAAGAGCTCAGTTCATCTTTCACAAGGAGAAGTTCCACAATCATTGGATATTCCAAACATTGAAATTGATAAGAAGTCTTATGATGAAGATTGTGGAATTTCCTGGTTGGGTTCAGCAAATCTTGCAGTTGGCAGATCCCAACTTG CTTCAAAGATATCTAATGTTGATTGCATATTGAATTGTGACCAAGAGTCTATCTTTCTCTACCTTCCCGATTCTGAAGCACATTTGCATCTTCCTATGGTG ACATCAAAATTGGACCGATTTTCCTTATTAAGCAATCTTCCTTCTGCGGTAAACTTTGCAAAGTTGAAACTTAGTAAAGGGAAGACACTTCTCGTTTGTTGCGATAATG GGGAAGATATAAGTGTGTGCGTTTGTCTTGCTAtcttgacatcattattcaatgAGGAAG GAACATTTGACGATGGGAAATCCTTCAAGGAGACACGGATTACTAAATGGGATTTGCGACGCCGACTTGTATATCTATGTAAATTTGTAACAAATGCTCGGCCATCGAGAGGCAATTTGAAGCAAGTTTTTGGTTTTCTAAACGGTGGAAGCATCGGTACTTCAGTTTGA
- the LOC109016316 gene encoding protein FAR1-RELATED SEQUENCE 5-like, with the protein MHIVQIFENRKTSTTPLIDLVIDFSLFLQNASYPTPLMTTSSATSRRVENIGDVVEHGIAGTSQLEDVVDGDTIEEPQSGMEFNSFEELMNYYKQYAKKCGFGVMTRRTKKGDDETVRYVTLGCARGGKARNRTLNVARPRPTGKTECKAKINALKVDGKFRLTTIHNIHNHGLSPKKSRFFRCNREVSDSVKRVLDINDEAGIRMNKSFGSLVVGAGGFENLPFLEKDCRNYIDKARHLRLGKGGAGALQEYFCRMQCKNPGFFALMDLDDEGRLKNVFWADPRSREVYQYFGDVVTFDTTYLTNRYGMPFAPFVGVNHHGQSILLGAGLISSEDTETFVWLFQTWLKCMGGITPKAIITDQDRAMKNAIVVVFPESRHRLCLWHILKKVPEKLSSYASYKSGMKNALLKCVYDSQSVEEFEKSWDQLITTYNLHENAWLKSLYTEREHWVPVFLKDCFWAGMSTTQRSESMNAFFDGYVHAKTNLKEFVD; encoded by the coding sequence ATGCATATTGTTCAGATATTTGAGAACAGGAAAACCTCAACGACTCCTCTTATTGATTTAGTTATTGATTTTTCGCTCTTTTTGCAGAATGCTAGTTACCCGACTCCTCTTATGACTACAAGCTCCGCTACAAGCAGAAGAGTTGAAAACATAGGGGATGTAGTTGAGCATGGCATTGCCGGGACATCTCAGTTAGAGGATGTAGTTGATGGTGATACGATTGAGGAGCCACAGTCGGGGATggaatttaattcttttgaagagTTAATGAATTATTATAAGCAGTATGCTAAGAAATGtgggtttggggtgatgacaagAAGGACTAAGAAGGGAGATGATGAGACTGTTCGATATGTCACCCTTGGTTGTGCCCGTGGTGGGAAGGCCCGGAATAGGACGTTGAATGTCGCTAGACCACGTCCGACAGGAAAAAcagaatgtaaggcaaagattaatgccttaaaagttgatGGAAAGTTCCGATTAACAACAATTCATAATATCCATAATCACGGCCTGAGTCCAAAGAAATCTCGcttctttcgatgtaatagagaagtgagtgactcCGTAAAAAGAGTCTTAGATATCAACGATGAAGCTGGCATccgaatgaataagagttttgGATCTCTCGTCGTTGGCGCTGGTGGATTTGAGAACcttccatttttggaaaaagattgtcGGAATTATATCGACAAGGCAAGACATCTACGACTTGGGAaaggtggtgctggagcacttcaagagtatttttgtaggatgcagTGCAAAAATCCCGGTTTCTTTGCACtgatggatttggatgatgaagGGAGGTTAAAAAATGTCTTCTGGGCAGACCCCCGTAGTAGAGAAGTCTACCAATACTTTGGTgatgtggtcacattcgacacTACATACCTGACGAATAGATATGGGATGCCATTCGCACcgtttgttggtgtaaaccaccatgggcaaTCAATTCTGTTGGGCGCAGGATTGATTTCTAGTGAGGATACGGAAACTTTTGTATGGTTATTCCAGACCTGGTTGAAGTGTATGGGTGGTATAACTCCGAAAGCTATTATCACCGATCAGGAcagagcgatgaaaaatgcaattgttGTTGTCTTTCCAGAAAGTCGACATCGACTTTGTTTGTGGCATATACTGAAAAAAGTTCCTGAAAAGCTTTCCTCCTATGCTTCCTACAAAAGTGGGATGAAAAATGCATTGTTAAAATGTGTTTATGACTCCCAAagtgttgaagagtttgagaaatcTTGGGATCAGTTAATTACCACTTACAATTTACATGAGAATGCCTGGCTGAAAAGTTTATACACTGAGCGTGAGCATTGGGTGCCAGTCTTCTTGAAAGACtgtttttgggctggaatgagtacgaCGCAGCGCAGcgaaagcatgaatgcttttttcgaCGGTTATGTTCATGCCAAGACAAACTTAAAAGAGTTTGTCGACTAG